From a single Microbacterium terrisoli genomic region:
- a CDS encoding glycosyltransferase family 4 protein, with protein MTPLSILHAIRSDRFAGVEQLVLRLAVAQAAAGHRVRVVGGASERMADPLRAAGVVYVPASHTRHVVAALRRWAGTADVVNTHMTAADVAAVFAFFGRARPAVASTRHFAQRRGRLRALPLDPVVRRVVDVEIAVSHAVAAAVGVPSTVVHSGIAPVPFADPGSRRRVVLIAQRLQPEKQTLLAVDAFARSGLVSDGWCLEVAGDGADYAAVASGVERLGDAGRMLGFRDDVPELMACAGILLAPTPNEALGLSVIEAMACGLPVVAAGAAGHLDVMAGLDPRALFAPGDAAGAARALRALADDPEGRRRLGTAERERQQRDFSLDQQVAGTDAAYRAAITRHRAGDIHD; from the coding sequence GTGACCCCGCTCAGCATCCTGCACGCCATACGCTCGGACCGGTTCGCCGGCGTCGAGCAGCTCGTTCTGCGCCTGGCCGTCGCGCAAGCTGCGGCCGGTCATCGCGTTCGGGTCGTTGGCGGGGCCTCTGAGCGCATGGCTGATCCGCTGCGCGCGGCAGGCGTCGTCTACGTGCCCGCGTCGCATACCCGGCATGTGGTGGCTGCCTTGCGGCGTTGGGCCGGCACCGCCGATGTCGTCAACACGCACATGACGGCCGCTGACGTCGCCGCCGTGTTCGCGTTCTTCGGTCGCGCGCGTCCCGCGGTCGCCTCGACCCGTCACTTCGCTCAGCGTCGCGGCCGTCTCCGCGCGTTGCCGCTGGACCCAGTCGTGCGCCGCGTGGTCGACGTCGAGATTGCAGTCAGCCATGCAGTGGCCGCGGCGGTCGGCGTGCCCAGCACCGTGGTGCATTCCGGTATCGCACCGGTACCGTTCGCCGACCCTGGCTCGCGTCGGCGCGTCGTGTTGATAGCGCAACGCTTGCAGCCCGAGAAGCAGACATTGCTGGCGGTGGATGCTTTCGCGCGATCGGGCCTCGTCAGCGACGGCTGGTGTCTCGAGGTTGCAGGTGACGGAGCCGACTATGCCGCCGTGGCCTCCGGCGTCGAGCGCCTCGGTGATGCCGGCCGTATGCTCGGTTTTCGTGACGATGTGCCCGAGCTCATGGCGTGCGCCGGCATCCTGCTCGCGCCCACGCCGAATGAGGCATTGGGTCTGAGTGTGATCGAGGCCATGGCGTGCGGACTGCCTGTCGTTGCGGCTGGAGCAGCGGGACACCTCGACGTGATGGCCGGCCTCGACCCGCGTGCGCTGTTCGCGCCCGGTGACGCTGCAGGGGCGGCGCGGGCGCTGCGCGCGTTGGCCGACGATCCCGAGGGCCGCCGGCGGCTCGGGACGGCTGAACGCGAGCGACAGCAGCGTGACTTCTCGCTGGATCAGCAGGTTGCGGGAACGGATGCCGCATACCGCGCGGCGATCACGCGCCATCGGGCGGGGGACATTCATGACTGA
- a CDS encoding glycosyltransferase family 4 protein, whose amino-acid sequence MTGRAVRPLRVAHLDHTASAGGAEYALARMFRSGPEWSAVLLLPPTADEDVFTGAVGTVPVRRYGVAQRAGVSSGGTRTLAALGASLLAQAAATRLRGEFRSADVIDANTSRAAAYGALAARTSRVPFVVHLRDIIDTTALGGAGHALMTRLVLPRADGVIANSAYTLAAAMPYLRSDAVTRVIPSASGLHRSPAHRHPASALRIGMLARIDPWKGQDLLIEAFAAAFADGDATLELAGGAPFGHDDYVDELRTHAVRLGVGERVSLPGHVSDVDALLATWDVGVQASRRPEPLGQNVLQYLAAGVPAVVADEGGPREWVHDGVNGLRVQPRDEAALAAALRRLSDDLPLLARLGEGARNTPGLLTDIEVTRAHADVYAEVVRRVGARR is encoded by the coding sequence GTGACCGGCCGCGCGGTGCGCCCGCTGCGTGTCGCGCACCTCGACCACACAGCCAGCGCCGGCGGTGCCGAGTACGCCCTGGCCCGCATGTTCCGCTCCGGCCCGGAGTGGTCGGCCGTGCTGCTGCTGCCGCCGACAGCCGACGAGGACGTGTTCACCGGCGCCGTGGGCACAGTGCCCGTGCGCCGTTACGGGGTCGCGCAGCGCGCGGGGGTGAGCAGCGGCGGCACACGCACCCTTGCCGCTCTCGGGGCGTCACTGCTCGCACAGGCCGCGGCGACCCGCCTGCGCGGCGAGTTCCGCTCGGCCGACGTCATCGACGCCAACACGTCGCGAGCAGCCGCTTACGGTGCGCTGGCGGCGCGGACCAGCCGGGTGCCGTTCGTCGTGCACCTGCGCGACATCATCGACACGACGGCGCTGGGAGGGGCCGGCCACGCCCTGATGACCCGCCTCGTGCTGCCGAGGGCGGACGGCGTGATCGCCAACTCGGCATACACGCTTGCCGCTGCCATGCCTTACCTGCGCTCGGACGCGGTCACCAGGGTGATCCCCAGCGCGTCGGGCCTGCACCGCTCCCCCGCCCACCGACATCCGGCGTCCGCACTGCGGATCGGCATGCTCGCTCGCATCGACCCGTGGAAGGGGCAGGATCTGCTCATCGAGGCGTTCGCGGCCGCGTTCGCCGACGGTGACGCGACGCTCGAGCTCGCCGGCGGTGCGCCGTTCGGCCACGACGACTACGTCGATGAACTGCGCACGCACGCTGTGCGCCTCGGGGTCGGCGAGCGCGTGTCACTTCCGGGGCATGTCTCAGATGTCGATGCGCTGCTTGCGACGTGGGATGTCGGGGTACAGGCATCCCGTCGTCCCGAGCCTCTGGGACAGAACGTGCTGCAATACCTTGCGGCCGGGGTGCCCGCGGTCGTGGCCGACGAGGGCGGGCCGAGGGAGTGGGTGCACGACGGTGTGAACGGGCTGCGCGTGCAGCCCCGTGACGAGGCCGCGCTGGCGGCGGCGCTGCGCAGACTCTCCGACGACCTGCCGTTGCTTGCACGGCTCGGAGAAGGGGCTCGGAACACACCGGGACTCCTCACCGACATCGAGGTGACACGCGCGCACGCCGATGTGTATGCCGAGGTCGTCCGTCGTGTCGGCGCCCGCCGATAA
- a CDS encoding MauE/DoxX family redox-associated membrane protein, with amino-acid sequence MPVALSISLPLVMAVVLIASGVAKLRHPDDLRGWRDLGVPTALQRRWLLQLHPWGEIVLGIALALLGGALGLIAAVIAVVLMGTYTVLIVRTLRRTPDASCACFGEPAPVTGWTVVRNGWLTALATGTALTIWANPLWGGAVIAAGGSWLWLLALAVAAVTVFVVVLRGTEDAAAVAPSAGATASEALGTSDNELDYVRSRTPAVPVTLGDGTTTTLRHLTQERPLLLLAVQAFCASCQHVITHVDDYRALLPEVDVRFLVMEEPNDTILASSNEPQTVHDPNHYVGDSLTDGLRTPTAILFGIDGLLAGGPETGADAIDSFVDDIYESLHGTRPARE; translated from the coding sequence ATGCCCGTCGCCCTCAGCATCAGCCTGCCGCTCGTCATGGCCGTCGTGCTGATCGCCAGTGGCGTAGCGAAGCTGCGACACCCCGATGATCTGCGTGGATGGCGCGACCTCGGCGTGCCGACCGCGCTGCAGCGTCGCTGGCTGCTGCAGCTGCATCCGTGGGGCGAGATCGTGTTGGGCATCGCCCTGGCATTGCTCGGGGGCGCGTTGGGCCTCATCGCGGCGGTGATCGCCGTCGTGCTCATGGGCACCTACACCGTGCTGATCGTGCGCACCCTGCGCCGCACACCCGATGCGTCGTGCGCGTGCTTCGGGGAGCCTGCGCCCGTCACCGGCTGGACGGTCGTGCGCAACGGCTGGCTCACCGCCCTCGCGACCGGAACAGCCCTGACGATCTGGGCCAATCCGCTGTGGGGCGGCGCGGTGATCGCCGCGGGGGGATCCTGGCTCTGGCTGCTCGCCCTCGCGGTCGCCGCCGTGACGGTGTTCGTGGTCGTACTCCGTGGAACAGAGGATGCGGCAGCTGTCGCGCCGTCGGCGGGAGCCACCGCCAGCGAAGCACTCGGCACCTCGGACAATGAACTCGACTATGTACGCAGTCGCACTCCCGCCGTTCCCGTCACGCTCGGCGATGGCACGACGACGACTCTGCGGCACCTCACACAGGAACGCCCGCTGTTGTTGCTGGCGGTGCAGGCCTTCTGCGCATCATGTCAGCACGTGATCACGCACGTGGACGACTACCGCGCCCTGCTGCCCGAGGTCGATGTGCGGTTTCTGGTGATGGAAGAGCCGAACGACACGATCTTGGCCTCGTCGAACGAGCCCCAGACCGTCCATGACCCGAACCACTACGTCGGCGACTCGCTCACCGACGGACTGCGTACGCCGACTGCGATCCTCTTCGGCATCGACGGGCTACTCGCCGGCGGGCCCGAAACCGGCGCCGACGCGATCGACTCCTTCGTCGATGACATCTACGAGAGCCTGCACGGCACTCGCCCAGCCCGGGAATGA
- a CDS encoding ABC transporter ATP-binding protein, with translation MAGARPGPWILGTVVASLALALLDTLGVAAMVPLMQLTTGTDTDTGALGVVSRFAGTTDVQVLIPIVASIVAAAFVFKTLGALWFRWWLLGRTTQISARSSTELMRRYALAPYPQHRSRALSVLYRNINEATTQAASVLLAVVTMFSDFVVLISIGVVLAVTSFGVTVFTVVLFAILLGGVQRLLRRRQRRIGEEMADASLSAWQYLMPSLEGFREARLTSSAGRFIEGFEKARLRGARASRQMGVVSDAPRYLLEIGFVIAIMGMSVILFSTGTRAEALTVLGVFAAASVRVLPTLNRVSANLATTRIGQAGLRIISRAMSELDAHESHDETRHSEFAYSGDIVMRDVAFSYLDSDERVLAGVSLVIPQNTTVAFVGSSGAGKSTLLDIMLGLLRPTEGIVECGGRPIVDDLVTWYAGLGVVPQDVFLLNSTVRANVAFGVAPDQIDDAQVRRVLAMAQLDDVVEGLPAGIETVVGERGVRFSGGQRQRLGLARALYRKPRVLVLDEATSALDNVTEHEIAETLAALGGSMTIIIVAHRLSTVRHADNVVFLERGQIQAEGTFEHVEATNSEFARLVELGRL, from the coding sequence ATGGCGGGTGCGCGCCCGGGCCCGTGGATCCTAGGTACGGTCGTCGCGTCCCTCGCACTTGCGCTGCTGGACACGTTGGGCGTCGCGGCCATGGTGCCGCTGATGCAGCTGACAACCGGAACTGACACCGACACGGGCGCGCTCGGCGTCGTGTCGCGATTCGCCGGTACCACCGACGTCCAGGTGCTGATCCCGATCGTGGCCAGTATCGTCGCTGCGGCATTCGTGTTCAAGACGCTGGGTGCGCTCTGGTTTCGGTGGTGGTTGCTGGGGCGCACGACACAGATTTCCGCGCGGTCATCAACGGAGCTCATGCGCCGCTACGCGCTTGCACCGTATCCGCAGCACCGTTCACGGGCGCTGAGTGTGTTGTATCGCAACATCAATGAAGCCACTACCCAGGCGGCGAGCGTGCTGCTCGCGGTCGTGACCATGTTTTCAGACTTCGTTGTGCTGATTTCGATCGGCGTGGTGCTCGCCGTCACCTCGTTCGGGGTCACTGTGTTCACGGTCGTCCTCTTCGCCATTCTGCTGGGCGGGGTGCAGCGTCTTCTGCGGCGTCGGCAACGACGAATCGGAGAAGAGATGGCAGATGCGAGCCTGAGTGCGTGGCAATACCTCATGCCGAGCCTTGAGGGCTTTCGCGAGGCACGTCTGACATCCAGTGCCGGACGATTCATCGAGGGGTTCGAGAAGGCGCGCCTGCGAGGTGCCCGGGCAAGTCGTCAAATGGGTGTCGTGTCGGACGCGCCGCGCTATCTGCTCGAGATCGGCTTCGTCATCGCGATCATGGGGATGTCGGTCATCTTGTTCTCGACCGGAACGCGGGCAGAGGCGCTCACCGTCCTCGGCGTGTTTGCTGCTGCCTCTGTTCGTGTGCTCCCTACGCTGAACCGGGTGTCTGCGAACCTGGCCACTACGCGCATCGGACAGGCAGGGCTGCGGATCATCAGCAGGGCCATGAGCGAGCTTGACGCGCATGAGTCGCATGATGAGACCCGCCATAGTGAGTTCGCCTACTCTGGCGATATTGTCATGCGGGACGTCGCATTCAGTTATCTCGACAGCGACGAGCGTGTGCTCGCTGGCGTGTCACTTGTGATCCCTCAGAACACGACCGTTGCCTTCGTGGGATCCAGTGGTGCGGGCAAGAGCACATTGCTGGACATTATGCTCGGACTGCTGCGGCCGACGGAGGGCATCGTGGAATGCGGTGGACGACCCATCGTCGACGACTTGGTCACGTGGTACGCGGGTCTGGGCGTGGTTCCGCAGGACGTCTTCCTGCTCAACTCGACGGTGCGAGCGAACGTCGCGTTTGGGGTTGCGCCCGACCAGATCGATGACGCCCAGGTCCGGCGGGTACTGGCGATGGCTCAACTCGATGATGTCGTCGAGGGGCTTCCAGCGGGGATCGAGACGGTCGTCGGTGAGCGCGGCGTGCGGTTCTCGGGTGGTCAACGCCAGCGCCTTGGTCTGGCCCGCGCGCTCTATCGGAAGCCGCGGGTGCTCGTCCTCGATGAGGCGACGTCAGCCTTGGACAACGTCACCGAGCACGAGATCGCCGAGACTCTCGCGGCCCTCGGCGGGAGTATGACGATCATCATCGTCGCGCATCGACTGTCCACCGTGCGCCATGCGGACAACGTCGTGTTCTTGGAGCGCGGTCAGATTCAGGCCGAGGGGACTTTCGAGCACGTCGAGGCCACGAACTCCGAGTTCGCGCGGCTGGTGGAGCTCGGCCGGCTGTGA
- a CDS encoding arsenate reductase/protein-tyrosine-phosphatase family protein, whose protein sequence is MTDRFRIVTVCEGNVHRSPLAETMLRRWAQWYLPGSVSTHVEVSSAGLQAVVGAPMGSRVQSMARALGADGSAHVSQQLTDAMISTADLVLTASTRQRSSVLQRVPAALKRTYTMREAGAAAELIPAHEPVYSVAGLRDLVAHLSHVRRPAGDIIDPHGRDEDAYLQMAREEIPALTALAAALLGMPPADRDAYDRAANDPGALGEPKRESVAPPSGAGRPR, encoded by the coding sequence ATGACCGACCGCTTTCGGATCGTCACGGTCTGCGAAGGCAACGTGCACCGCAGTCCGCTCGCCGAGACGATGCTGCGGCGTTGGGCGCAATGGTACCTGCCGGGCTCGGTCTCGACCCACGTCGAGGTCTCGAGTGCCGGATTGCAGGCTGTGGTGGGTGCTCCGATGGGTTCGCGCGTGCAGTCGATGGCGCGCGCGCTGGGCGCGGACGGATCGGCGCACGTCTCCCAACAGCTCACCGACGCGATGATCTCGACGGCCGATCTGGTGCTCACCGCGAGCACACGGCAACGATCATCGGTGCTGCAGCGCGTGCCGGCCGCGCTCAAGCGCACATACACGATGCGTGAGGCCGGCGCAGCGGCAGAGCTCATTCCCGCTCACGAGCCCGTCTACTCGGTCGCCGGACTCAGAGACCTGGTCGCCCACCTTTCTCACGTGCGTCGGCCCGCCGGTGACATCATCGACCCACACGGACGCGACGAAGATGCGTATCTGCAGATGGCCCGAGAAGAGATCCCCGCCCTGACGGCACTGGCGGCAGCGCTGCTCGGAATGCCGCCGGCCGATCGCGACGCGTACGACCGGGCGGCGAACGATCCCGGGGCGCTGGGCGAGCCGAAGCGCGAGTCGGTGGCACCGCCGAGCGGCGCGGGCCGGCCGCGGTGA
- a CDS encoding glycosyltransferase, giving the protein MLRISHSATVGAWRGRERALRARGVDLTLLTARRWHAGGVPVTLQTRPGDDAVPVTTWGRHPALFVYAPRPLWQALKREWDVIDIHEEPFALATAEVLLLRALRRNRAPVVLYTAQNIAKRYPIPFRWMERFALRRARGVSACNEQAAQIVVDKGFAGRPRVIPLGIDAHEFAPSTHAVDPAQIVVGFVGRLVPEKGIEVLLRAAAGDARLRLRIAGAGPLAENLPTRAAGLGIADRVQLVGAVAPDRVPEFYRTMDVLAVPSQSTPSWTEQFGRVAIEAMATGVPVVSSDAGALPDVVGGAGIVVPEGDVSALQAALIEAAGARREDLVQAGFARAAECTWDAVADDYLELYRSVTHTASSSPPRLEVVVVAYGAPDMLRRALEPVRALPVTVVDNSSLPAIAALCAELSVRYIDPGRNGGFASGVNVALADRLVPDGDVLLLNPDAVVSVGDIMSLQRGLHAAGDLATVGAVQVDESGRRARVGWPFPSPGNAWLQAVGLGRLQRGARFVIGSVLLVRGTALAQVGDFDERFFLYAEETDWAFRAHRLGWRHAVVPDARAVHAGAGTSTDPRRREVHFHASQERYYRKHFGGVGWTVARMAAWSGAVVRGMLLPGDRGREAWRRAALYARGPVRVEARLKAGPAGRASQGEVG; this is encoded by the coding sequence GTGCTGAGGATCTCCCACAGCGCCACCGTGGGCGCGTGGCGGGGACGCGAGCGCGCATTGCGCGCACGCGGAGTGGACCTGACGCTGCTCACTGCCCGGCGATGGCACGCGGGCGGCGTCCCGGTGACGCTGCAGACGAGACCCGGTGACGACGCGGTGCCCGTGACGACCTGGGGGCGGCATCCTGCCCTTTTCGTGTACGCCCCTCGGCCGCTGTGGCAGGCGCTGAAGCGCGAGTGGGATGTCATCGACATCCACGAAGAGCCGTTTGCGCTGGCAACGGCCGAAGTGCTTCTGCTGCGCGCACTGCGCCGCAACCGCGCGCCCGTCGTGCTCTACACCGCGCAGAACATCGCCAAGCGCTATCCGATCCCGTTCCGCTGGATGGAGCGGTTCGCGCTGCGTCGCGCACGCGGTGTCTCGGCATGCAATGAGCAGGCGGCGCAGATCGTCGTCGACAAGGGGTTCGCGGGTCGGCCGCGCGTGATCCCGCTCGGGATCGACGCCCACGAGTTCGCCCCGAGCACGCACGCTGTGGACCCCGCGCAGATCGTCGTGGGCTTCGTCGGCCGGCTCGTTCCTGAGAAGGGCATCGAGGTGCTGCTGCGCGCCGCGGCCGGCGACGCCCGGTTGCGGCTGCGGATCGCTGGGGCCGGTCCCTTGGCCGAGAACCTGCCGACTCGTGCAGCCGGACTCGGCATCGCCGACCGGGTGCAACTCGTCGGAGCCGTCGCGCCCGACCGCGTTCCAGAGTTCTACCGCACGATGGACGTGCTGGCCGTCCCATCCCAGAGCACGCCGTCCTGGACCGAGCAGTTCGGCCGGGTCGCGATCGAGGCGATGGCGACGGGCGTCCCGGTCGTTTCGAGCGACGCCGGCGCACTGCCCGACGTCGTGGGCGGCGCGGGCATCGTCGTCCCCGAGGGTGATGTGTCCGCGCTGCAGGCGGCCCTGATTGAGGCCGCGGGCGCTCGCCGCGAGGACCTGGTGCAGGCAGGTTTCGCGCGGGCCGCCGAATGCACGTGGGATGCCGTGGCCGACGACTACCTGGAGCTCTACCGTTCGGTCACGCACACCGCTTCTTCGTCGCCACCCCGCCTCGAGGTGGTCGTCGTCGCCTATGGCGCCCCCGACATGCTGCGCCGGGCCCTCGAACCGGTGAGGGCGCTCCCGGTCACCGTGGTCGACAACTCGTCGCTGCCCGCGATCGCGGCGCTGTGCGCCGAGCTGAGTGTGCGCTACATCGATCCCGGGCGCAACGGCGGGTTCGCCTCAGGCGTGAATGTCGCACTCGCCGACCGTCTCGTGCCGGACGGCGACGTGCTGCTGCTCAACCCCGATGCCGTGGTGTCGGTCGGCGACATCATGTCGCTGCAGCGGGGACTGCACGCGGCGGGTGACCTCGCCACGGTGGGTGCGGTGCAAGTCGACGAGTCGGGTAGGCGTGCGCGGGTAGGCTGGCCGTTCCCGTCGCCGGGCAACGCATGGCTCCAGGCGGTGGGTCTCGGGCGCCTGCAGCGCGGTGCGCGGTTCGTCATCGGGTCGGTGCTGCTGGTGCGGGGGACCGCCCTGGCGCAGGTCGGCGACTTCGATGAGCGCTTCTTCCTCTATGCCGAAGAGACCGACTGGGCCTTTCGCGCGCATCGGCTGGGCTGGCGGCACGCCGTGGTGCCCGATGCGCGCGCTGTGCACGCCGGCGCCGGCACGAGCACCGACCCGCGTCGACGCGAGGTGCACTTCCATGCATCGCAGGAGCGGTATTACCGCAAGCATTTCGGGGGGGTGGGCTGGACGGTGGCGCGCATGGCGGCGTGGTCGGGGGCGGTGGTGCGCGGGATGCTGCTGCCGGGCGATCGTGGACGTGAGGCATGGCGGCGCGCGGCGCTGTATGCCCGCGGCCCTGTCCGGGTCGAGGCGCGGCTGAAGGCAGGGCCGGCAGGCCGCGCGTCGCAGGGGGAGGTCGGCTGA
- a CDS encoding glycosyltransferase, with protein MTDLVVISLEAWDGVWRRNQHLVSRLLDADPHLRVLFVEPVADPLHDVRSGRHPRFGRGVRERADVQPRLWTLQPLKLLPRRVDLWADKRFARTVARAARRIGMARPVLWVNDPGAAETSRVTGWPTLYDITDDWAVADRGARQQQRVVAGERYLLHHATDVVACSAELVARKSPSRPQGSPPIELIPNGVDVAAYRRPSSRPEDLPPGKTAVYVGTLHSDRLDVDLCVKTAQALGAEVSIVLVGPNLLGDAATGRLRDAGVVLLGAKPHEQVPPYLQHADALIVPHLVNEFTDSLDPIKLYEYQAAGRPVVATAVAGFRGADQVAIAAGDEFAWTTLRASSGHAGVPDRLLPEAPDWSLRARAFHTRLVRLWAEAT; from the coding sequence ATGACTGATCTCGTCGTGATCTCACTCGAGGCATGGGACGGCGTGTGGCGGCGCAATCAGCACCTTGTCTCACGGCTGCTGGACGCCGACCCGCACTTGCGCGTGCTGTTCGTGGAGCCGGTGGCCGATCCGCTGCACGATGTGCGTTCGGGGCGCCATCCGCGATTCGGGCGGGGAGTGCGAGAGCGTGCGGATGTACAACCGCGCCTGTGGACACTGCAGCCGCTGAAGCTCCTGCCGCGTCGGGTGGATCTGTGGGCTGACAAGCGGTTCGCGCGTACTGTCGCGCGAGCAGCGCGGCGTATCGGCATGGCCCGGCCCGTGTTGTGGGTCAATGATCCGGGAGCCGCTGAGACGTCACGTGTCACAGGCTGGCCGACGCTGTATGACATCACCGATGACTGGGCAGTCGCCGATCGCGGTGCGCGTCAGCAGCAGCGGGTGGTCGCGGGCGAGCGGTATCTCTTGCATCACGCAACGGACGTGGTCGCTTGTTCGGCCGAACTCGTGGCCAGAAAATCTCCGAGTCGACCGCAGGGATCGCCTCCGATCGAACTCATCCCGAACGGAGTCGATGTCGCCGCCTACCGACGGCCGAGTTCACGCCCCGAAGACCTGCCGCCGGGGAAGACAGCGGTGTACGTCGGCACGCTGCACTCCGATCGACTTGACGTCGACCTCTGCGTGAAGACGGCCCAGGCGCTGGGCGCTGAGGTCTCGATCGTACTCGTGGGGCCGAATCTGCTCGGGGATGCCGCGACCGGCCGACTGCGCGATGCCGGTGTGGTCCTGCTGGGGGCGAAGCCGCACGAGCAAGTGCCGCCCTATCTGCAGCACGCCGACGCTCTGATCGTGCCCCACCTGGTGAACGAGTTCACTGACAGCCTTGACCCCATAAAGCTATACGAGTACCAGGCTGCGGGGCGGCCCGTGGTTGCTACTGCGGTGGCCGGCTTTCGCGGCGCGGATCAGGTCGCCATCGCAGCGGGCGACGAGTTCGCATGGACGACGTTGAGAGCGTCATCGGGACATGCCGGCGTCCCCGATCGACTTCTTCCGGAAGCCCCGGACTGGTCGTTGCGCGCTCGGGCCTTTCATACTCGGCTCGTGCGTCTCTGGGCCGAAGCGACCTAG
- a CDS encoding glycosyltransferase family 4 protein, translated as MHIVQICPVIGQGTGIAGVAWNLEREFRQMGHTVDSFTMDSARRRPRRPWPKHPMLRAFALFRQTVWFSTVGTVRARRFLAQRPGAVSICHNNVLAGDVYVDHGIVGMPKRLAGRSLWRMLINPTFPFVYLRESIRYRSCAHHVVVAVSTTEAQILRRTFRRVRPPVEVIANGVDLDRFHPPGLAEREDARRQFHLDDDDRVVLFVGHDFAGKGLDVAIDALRSATTVLLLVAGGNQQSIEAGRRRAEAAGVAPRVLFMGPRSDLPLFFAAADIFVLPSVYEAHGLVILEALASGVPVVATRVGCAPDVVVDGGNGYLVDRDATQLGSRLEQLAAADLSRMRERARASAEAHSWRTSAERYITLFETLQPALRLPAGDPTRSARRTKGRSAR; from the coding sequence ATGCACATCGTGCAGATCTGTCCGGTCATCGGCCAGGGCACGGGAATCGCCGGCGTCGCCTGGAATCTGGAGCGCGAGTTCCGGCAGATGGGTCATACCGTCGACTCCTTCACGATGGATTCGGCCCGCAGACGTCCGCGTCGACCGTGGCCGAAGCATCCGATGCTGCGCGCGTTCGCGCTGTTCCGGCAGACCGTCTGGTTCAGCACCGTCGGCACGGTGCGAGCGCGACGCTTTCTGGCGCAGAGGCCGGGTGCCGTCTCGATCTGCCACAACAACGTGCTCGCCGGCGACGTCTATGTGGATCACGGCATTGTCGGTATGCCGAAACGACTCGCGGGCCGCAGTCTGTGGCGGATGCTGATCAACCCGACTTTTCCGTTCGTTTACCTCCGCGAGTCCATCCGGTACCGTAGCTGCGCGCACCACGTCGTGGTGGCTGTCTCGACGACGGAAGCGCAGATTCTGCGGCGCACCTTTCGGCGGGTGCGTCCGCCTGTCGAGGTGATTGCCAATGGCGTGGACCTTGACCGGTTCCACCCGCCCGGGCTTGCCGAGCGTGAAGACGCACGGAGGCAGTTCCATCTCGATGACGACGACCGCGTCGTGCTGTTCGTCGGACATGACTTCGCAGGCAAAGGGCTGGATGTCGCGATCGATGCGCTGCGCTCGGCGACCACCGTTTTGTTGCTGGTAGCGGGTGGGAACCAGCAGTCGATTGAGGCCGGGCGACGGCGTGCTGAAGCGGCGGGCGTTGCCCCCAGAGTGTTGTTCATGGGGCCGCGAAGCGATCTTCCGCTCTTTTTCGCGGCAGCCGATATCTTCGTTCTCCCGAGCGTCTATGAAGCCCATGGGCTGGTCATTCTCGAGGCGCTCGCCTCGGGTGTGCCCGTCGTCGCCACTCGAGTCGGCTGCGCTCCCGATGTCGTCGTCGACGGTGGGAACGGTTACCTCGTGGACCGAGATGCGACCCAGCTGGGGAGTCGTCTTGAGCAACTTGCCGCAGCTGACCTGAGCCGCATGCGCGAGCGTGCGCGCGCGAGCGCCGAAGCGCACAGCTGGCGCACGAGCGCTGAGCGCTACATCACGCTGTTCGAGACTCTGCAGCCCGCGCTGCGGCTGCCAGCGGGTGATCCGACGCGCAGTGCGAGGCGGACGAAGGGGCGATCCGCACGGTGA